From Deferrisoma camini S3R1, the proteins below share one genomic window:
- the thpR gene encoding RNA 2',3'-cyclic phosphodiesterase → MERERLIRGFVAVELPAEVRGFLADLADRVRSRGIRARWVHPDRMHITLRFLGEIPAPRFEAVRAALAHPIAAGGHPELAPAGIGTFPPRGRARVLWAGLRGDTAVLGRCALEVESRLETVGFPRESRPFRPHITLARARGPGGIVGLDRIGPEIRTAQGPGFRVTHLTLFESRLHPQGPEYLPRVTVPLVPCP, encoded by the coding sequence GTGGAGCGCGAGCGCCTGATCCGGGGGTTCGTGGCCGTGGAGCTCCCCGCCGAGGTGCGGGGGTTCCTCGCGGACCTCGCCGACCGGGTGCGGTCCCGGGGGATCCGGGCCCGATGGGTACACCCCGACCGGATGCACATCACCCTGCGGTTCCTGGGGGAGATCCCGGCTCCCCGGTTCGAGGCGGTACGCGCGGCCCTGGCCCACCCGATCGCGGCCGGAGGGCATCCCGAGCTCGCGCCGGCCGGGATCGGAACGTTCCCCCCGCGGGGTCGGGCCCGCGTGCTTTGGGCGGGGCTGAGGGGCGACACCGCCGTGCTGGGACGGTGCGCCCTGGAGGTGGAGAGCCGGCTGGAAACCGTCGGGTTCCCCAGGGAATCCCGGCCGTTCCGGCCCCACATCACCCTGGCCCGGGCGCGCGGCCCCGGGGGGATCGTCGGCCTCGATCGGATCGGGCCGGAGATCCGTACGGCCCAAGGACCCGGGTTCAGGGTGACCCATCTGACCCTGTTCGAGAGCCGCCTGCACCCCCAGGGCCCCGAATACCTGCCCCGGGTCACGGTCCCCCTCGTCCCTTGCCCCTGA